Part of the Centroberyx gerrardi isolate f3 chromosome 11, fCenGer3.hap1.cur.20231027, whole genome shotgun sequence genome is shown below.
tgaacgtcggtgcaaaatggcggctctagaaagaagcccttgctctttgattctgagggactgacaccaaaacctgacgtttaccactgAAAATTtctctgctattaaactccattgtagctatGCTGAAAGTATTTCAACGTCACatcatctatgtttggccagttatccacaggagtaagaaaaatacaccaccaaactaCAAAATGAGCCCAAAAATACAAGgtacattgtttttttaacagattATTAAACAGAATTTTTCCTGTgcgtttctcaaaattaagactacatttcgcATTATCTCCGTTGCTccctgttgcaaagaggatgttgctacttgcccccctcccactccctaGCGTTgctccatttgttttgaagagcaagaagaaggatgAGAGCTGATAACAGAACCAATAAAGCCGACccagtggctcacaatgtaaaatgcagtgtggagGCTGATAGAGGCCGACAATCCTCTAGGCagtggtcttgtttgtttatggtaactATACTAATGTcgcaaaattaatgtggtaatgatttattgatgttaaaatgatacacatagcacctttaactggGACAAGGAAAtctgatgaaagcttttcctaCAATTTTATATCCTTAACTTGAGTCTATGTAACTCACCAGTGAAGTGaatataatttatatttttggtAATATATTCTCTAGTGCTCTTCGCCCACTTGAAGAGCTAAAAGCCATTTTGGAGGCGTTCCTAGCAGCCTGAAAGAgacactgctctgattggctgacagtactagctccccccccctccccctgccatAAATGTAAGATGATTGGTTGACTCCAGTTAAGTCAGCTTACTACACTACAAACCAACCATGTTCTGACTGGCCTGTTTGAGAggcaacattttgtttttctaaacaCAACTTTGGCAAAACTACAAATAGTACAATTTTAACCTTTTTACTGTGAACAAGGACAAAGCATTAGATCCACAACAAGAAGCGCCTCCAGAATAATGTGAACACCTGCTCCAAAATCATAGGCCACCCCCTCCGGTCTTTGACCTCACTGCATGATCAGCTAACGCTCCAGAAAGCCCACTCCATCCTACAGGACCCCACCCATGTCCTACACAGGGCCTTCGAATGGCTGCCCTCTGGTAGGCGTCTGCGCTGCCCTGCAGCTAGGACTAAACGGAGGAAGGCAGTCTTCATATATGAGGCTGTTCGCCTACTAAACTCCAGTCTGCCCCGggccccctcttcctccctcgccTGGGATTAATCCCCACACCTACTGGTCTGccacagtccccccccccccccccccccattatgCCGGCCACCACTCTTTCGCACTTTAAGACtcttatattatttattattactgctGGACATTTGATATCTGCTACACGGTCACTGCCACTGTCATGTATTGTCACtgctgtgtactgtactgtctcTGCCACGTGGCCACTGCTTGTCTATCATGTTTGTCTTATATGTCCTGTTTGTTGTGTCCTTTTACTATGCCTGCTTCAGGAATTGCCCctcggggataaataaagttttttgaattgaattgaattgaattgaattagatTATCCATCTCTAAAGATACCCCCCCACGCCTTtaaaataagtgtgtgtgtgttgtaaaagacatgcatgtgtttgagtACCTCTCAGGAAGCTCCTCTTCCGGACCGTGCTGGTAGTGTCTGATGAAAAACCTCtctgcatcctctctctctccatccgaCACTGCACTCCCATTCAGCACCGACACAGATGGAAGCCTGCATTGAGGGGCAACAGTCAAACgttatgtgtgttcatgtgtaaaTGTGAcaactgtaaataaatgtatatgtatacGGCGGGAAATGtttgacatgtgtgtgtgtgtgcagactcaCTGTGCTACAGTGAGGCTCCGTCTCTCCTGGTTGGTGTAGGGCTGCAGTAAGGGAATCCCCATTGCCTTGACCTCCTCCAGCTTAGGGAAGAAATTCAGCCTCCCAATATCCTCCCATTTGCCCAGCCCTGAATAACAGATACAACTGCATAAGTATTTAACTTGAGAATTGAGTCATTTGTGGCCATGGGtcataaaaaacacatatttgtTTGCAACTTTTGTAATGTGGCCGTTAACACACTTTAAGATATTCTGACatgacattaaaataattttaacgGAGTGAACCATGTAGAGCTCAAACGCCTATGGCATGGACGAGCCACTAGAGGGCTTCTGGGgtcatgtaaaaaaaacctccacccctctctgcAGTTGTTTCTACTCATCCTCCACTAGCTGCTTTAAAGAGCTATTATGCCTTTATCAACAGTACACAAAAGCAGGGCAAAGCTCAGACCTGAGTTGTTGAGGTTGATGCTGCGCAGGTTAGGGAAGAGGCGCTGCAGTGTTTCCTGAGTGTCGTCCACAGACCTCAGGCTGTTGTTGGCCAGCACCAGCGTGTCCAGACTGGGGTACATCAGTCCAAACTTCCTGACCTCTGTCCATTCCTGTAGCTGGTTGTCCGTAATCTGCAGCAGGCGTAGGGACGGGCAGGACGTCTGGGACTCTAACACAGTGTTGTAGCTGTTCAGGCACAGGAAGAGCTCCTCCAGCCTGTAAGGTGAGGTGGGGCTGAATTAGGaaggtttgaccaatatgggtatTTGAGGGCCAATACATGGTATCttttttggattaaagctgccaataaacattattttgtgccaatattcaatcaATATTCAGTCAATAttctttaaatttggccattttcatggcaaaacatttaaacaaaaatagaagctttcactgttttattctttaatttctttaattttattcttgtcagggttgaaaagcctctgaaacagcatttagaccatcatatCCACTGTATACCCaaatcatatccatcatatcggaggcaGACGACACTAACTGGCTgatatccgatttttaataaaagccccgtatatatcggtctaaccctactgaACACTACACCGATGCAAGTGAGGATGAGGATAACATCAACACATATCATTTCCATCACTTACTCTGGTGTGTGTTGCGTGAGCGTGTGCACGGTGTCCCAGCTGACGTGTGTATTGATGAGGACGAGTCGCCGGACCCTGGAGAAAACCTCGGCCAGGCTGGGCTCCAGCTCCACGCCGCGCAGAGGGTTCATGCTCAGATTGAGGAAGTCCAGGTGGGGGATGTTGGAGACGATGGTGCAGATCTGGCAACCcaaaaacaagtggaaaagaAAACTCAAAAGGGCTTTCATTTTTTACCCATCCCTGGTATGTTATTTTGTGGTGCAAAACCATATCTGTGAGAAATCAACGCAAACATATGCTAATTAAACCAATAAGGGGGttattattgtttgtttatatattgaattatttattgaacaaaacagatttatttcTGACAAACATTTCCTTCCTTAAATattgaataatttatttatttaaactcCATAAATGTCCTTCCCTGAGCTGCTTTCATTAGTAGTCACAGAAGGCAACTATTCCTGACTAAAAACTGTTTTTAGCAGATCATTTTGGGATAATATTTTATTACTGGAATAATAGAAGGGTACAGAAGCATGTGCACATTCAAATACATGCACCCTAACAGACTTTAGATTGTTTGCCATGTAAAAAGTTACTGCAACCATACTGTCAAATTACTTGAGCAATAGTAAATGCCTTTCTCATCCAGCAAGTGACATAAGGTCgaaagaaaataaacagtaaCAATAGTTGGAGGTTCAAATAATGTGATTTATCATATACCAACTGGAATAATCTATCAGGGTTCAACAATAAGAATTCTCTGCATGCCTCAGATTACTACTTTTTTAAACTGGAAAACTGAAAGGCATTTGAATAGGTAAAAACTCTGTCTATCTGCCCAAAGGACAAATGCTCAAAAATACTTGATGTTGAGCCATGATTACTCTGCAGTTATTTGTGTTTAACcgctcactcattcacacatttaGAATGAGCAAGCTAATTTTCACTAGAACATCTTTGGCACAGAGTTCAGGCCACCCACCTCCCCCCAGTCTTTAAGTTGATTGTAGGACAGGTCCAGTTCTACCACATGGGCACAGAAAGCCGCCACCTCTGCCCTGTCACCGGCTTTGCTGATTCCACAGTCATTCAGCACCAGCACACTGGGCAGGAACAGACGGTCTGCAAACAGGGAAACTCCTGTTATTTCTACCCTTTACTGTGCTTTCAAGagaattgtttacattttattctgtcAAGTGAACACGGCTCCATCACGGACATAAAAATGATATAACCCTAATAGACCGACCTAAATGATCTCTCACCTTTGGTGGGTGATCCCGGAGGGCTGGGCAGCACCACTACCCCCATGCCTTGGCCACGGCAGTAGGGGAAGTTCTCCGGGTTGTACTTCTCGGCGATCACTTGGACGAAGGTGCGCACCTCCTCTTCATCGGAGGACGAATCCATGGTTCCAGCCCTAAGCAGGTATGCAGAGGAAAAGCAGTCACACCAGTTTAATGCTGTTCCATCTTACTGCCGAACTCTCCAGGTCTGCTTTGAAGCACTCGCTCACTGCTGCTTAGGAAAACTCTTTTGGATTTCGCTCTAAAGTTTCAGTTCGTCACTTGTGTGGAGAACATTTCTGACCAGTGACCATAtccaccagaatttaatttggccaAACAGGGCAAATGTATGGCGTCTCAATTATTGCCACTTTGAtaagctgataagacgggtgtatttttacataaaaaatcttgcctagtgcagctttaaagtgacGTGACATGAAAGACAGTGTttgctttacattcattcagctgcagtcccccctcccaccccccaaaGCTGGAAAATTGCCCTATGTGATCCCCCAATGTAAATACAATAATTAATCTAGCTTTATTGCTCAGCCTGTCacccaaaaaaacaattacaattaaagGCACAAATGTCCATATATTATCATCTACATATAATCGTTACATAGATTTGTTGagtactcaattctgattggtcaaTGAACACGTGAGTTCTGTTTCatatctaatcatatcactccacAGTCAAGAAGACCAGtcgattttgttgatttctgatCAAATTAACTAGCTATACCTTGTGTCTACATGAGTGTACGCCTCTCCTGTGTTATTTCATGCCTCTTTTCCAGGTGTATCTATGAAATGGACTTCATTCACACGCTCACAGGTACCTTAAGCCTTTACTGCGGCGGTGGGAAGAAGGCAATGCCCTGCCAACTCTCTGCGGGGCTGGCCAGGCAGTGGGTATCCGAGGTGGCAGTGCCAGGGACCGGTAGTCTATGGCCCTGATGGTTtatagaggagagagggacaagtGTCACGTTGGCCACAAAAGTGACACTGTAATCCAAGCACAATATGACGTCAACCCACTGAAACAACAATGACCCAAAGAGAGGAACGCTGCTTTGATTCACTCTACTCTGAACCTGGGTTTACGGTTTAttctacattacattacaccgCACATTGTGATTGGACGAGAGCTGTTCCATGAGCGCTTATAACCTCAATATACGAACTATAACTCCTTGTTAACATTGGAATGGAGTGAAGCAAGCAAGGATGTTTATTGTTGAGCAACAGCAAActattttttatgtttgcaAAGGGCCAAAATctaattattaaattaaaaccCAAACCTTGTATCTTTGTGAGGGTTTGAtagcatttaaaaaatgttgttaatgttgtgCAAA
Proteins encoded:
- the LOC139921178 gene encoding tubulin-specific chaperone cofactor E-like protein; its protein translation is MDSSSDEEEVRTFVQVIAEKYNPENFPYCRGQGMGVVVLPSPPGSPTKDRLFLPSVLVLNDCGISKAGDRAEVAAFCAHVVELDLSYNQLKDWGEICTIVSNIPHLDFLNLSMNPLRGVELEPSLAEVFSRVRRLVLINTHVSWDTVHTLTQHTPELEELFLCLNSYNTVLESQTSCPSLRLLQITDNQLQEWTEVRKFGLMYPSLDTLVLANNSLRSVDDTQETLQRLFPNLRSINLNNSGLGKWEDIGRLNFFPKLEEVKAMGIPLLQPYTNQERRSLTVAQLPSVSVLNGSAVSDGEREDAERFFIRHYQHGPEEELPERYHVLVSKYGHLAPLAEVDLSPRSATVDVRWGERVEAVSLRLEQTVGELKKQLKALLQLPTNGTRLFYINREMCSFLGPEEMKYGCRALHSYSIRDGDEILVVPKLKNRCSSSDF